From one Rosa rugosa chromosome 4, drRosRugo1.1, whole genome shotgun sequence genomic stretch:
- the LOC133744177 gene encoding MDIS1-interacting receptor like kinase 2-like has translation MLSKDEEAKELGWSKRVNIVKGVAHALCYMHHDCLPPIVHRDISSKNILLDDEYEACVSDFGTAKFLNPDSSNWTALAGTYGYVAPELAYTMEVNEKCDVYSFGVVTLETVMGRHPGDLLSSLSSGACSSSSTALPAHQMPVVDVLDQRISPPTREVAGEVVSMAYFQNDDLESTAMLKLLLHNFHRLSLEGAVQVLLRICRIWRQGSAGSASNLSNLEVKKNQKSGSRCREQVLGKVGS, from the exons ATGTTGAGCAAAGATGAGGAAGCCAAAGAACTGGGGTGGAGTAAAAGGGTGAATATAGTTAAAGGTGTAGCTCATGCCTTGTGTTACATGCATCACGATTGTTTGCCACCGATTGTGCATCGGGACATATCGAGCAAGAACATTTTGCTGGATGATGAATATGAGGCCTGTGTTTCAGACTTTGGCACAGCTAAGTTCTTAAACCCAGACTCATCTAATTGGACTGCCCTTGCAGGCACATATGGATATGTTGCACCAG AGCTTGCTTATACGATGGAAGTGAATGAGAAGTGTGATGTTTATAGCTTTGGAGTGGTGACATTGGAGACAGTTATGGGAAGACATCCGGgagatcttctctcatctcTGTCTTCGGGGGCGTGTTCATCATCGTCAACTGCATTACCTGCTCATCAAATGCCCGTTGTGGATGTTTTGGACCAACGCATTTCCCCTCCTACACGTGAAGTTGCAGGAGAAGTT GTTTCAATGGCGTATTTCCAGAACGATGACCTGGAAAGCACAGCAATGCTCAAGCTCCTCCTCCACAACTTCCACCGTCTCAGCCTCGAAGGTGCAGTGCAGGTTCTGCTTCGAATTTGTCGAATTTGGAGGCAGGGCAGTGCAGGTTCTGCTTCGAATTTGTCGAATTTGGAGGTTAAGAAGAATCAAAAGAGTGGGAGTCGGTGCAGAGAGCAGGTGTTGGGGAAGGTAGGAAGTTGA